One Solanum pennellii chromosome 10, SPENNV200 genomic region harbors:
- the LOC107002197 gene encoding probable protein phosphatase 2C 6 encodes MGICYSSSYKGKKSEEKDCDSKNESKKIDLKLRKSSSNGDFSTFISKLSSSGGGGGEGAEERGLQQIPGRFIGNGANNVGCLYTQQGKKGINQDAMIIWENYCSRSDTTLCGVFDGHGPHGHMVASKVRDYLPILLRSEWETKSCSDLNDVSKNGNTNGGLHFDDIVDDDLVESVEDENNVQFPEIHLHIKRSILRAFRSMDKELKLHPSIDCFCSGSTAVTLVKQGQDIFVGNVGDSRAVLATRDKDNSLMAVQLTVDLKPNLPREAARIHKCKGRVFALQDEPEVARVWLPNCDSPGLAMARAFGDFCLKDFGLISVPDVYYHHITERDEFVLLATDGVWDVLSNKEAVNIVASAPSRATAGRALVECATRAWRLKYPTSKNDDCAIVCLYLNSTPEKPDVKVIKDQNKLTNSPEAEIKTNTINGNKLTSSPEAEIKTNTINGNKLTNSPDVEIKTSTIDRNVGRSDTEALSTSETAGCEDLSEIVPVVESLEEQRPVKDLGQSKRSIAEFLSTAQDDEWSALEGITRVNSLLSLPRFLSAERRSNSWRRKWL; translated from the exons ATGGGGATTTGCTATTCTTCAAGTTATAAAGGGAAGAAGAGTGAGGAGAAGGACTGTGATAGTAAGAATGAGagcaaaaaaattgatttgaagttGAGGAAGAGCAGTTCTAATGGTGATTTTAGTACATTTATCAGTAAGTTGAGCAGCAgcggaggaggaggaggagaaggagctGAGGAGAGAGGGCTTCAACAGATTCCGGGAAGGTTCATTGGGAATGGTGCTAATAATGTTGGTTGTTTATATACACAGCAAGGGAAAAAAGGTATCAATCAAGATGCCATGATCATTTGGGAG AATTATTGTTCGAGAAGCGATACAACCCTATGTGGAGTATTTGATGGGCATGGTCCTCATGGTCATATGGTTGCCAGTAAAGTTCGAGATTATCTTCCAATCTTGCTGCGATCAGAATGGGAAACTAAATCCTGTAGTGATCTAAATGATGTATCCAAGAATGGAAATACTAATGGAGGCTTACATTTTGACGACATTGTGGATGATGATTTGGTTGAATCAGTGGAAGATGAGAACAATGTACAATTCCCAGAAATCCATCTACATATTAAGAGGTCAATATTAAGGGCTTTTAGATCAATGGATAAGGAACTGAAGTTACACCCCTCAATTGACTGTTTCTGCAGCGGATCAACTGCTGTTACTTTGGTAAAGCAG GGCCAGGATATATTTGTTGGTAATGTTGGTGACTCGAGAGCAGTTTTGGCAACAAGAGATAAAGACAACTCCTTAATGGCTGTACAGTTGACAGTAGATTTGAAGCCTAATCTTCCAA GAGAAGCTGCTAGAATCCATAAATGTAAAGGAAGGGTTTTTGCACTGCAAGATGAGCCAGAGGTTGCACGTGTGTGGTTGCCAAACTGCGACTCTCCAGGTTTGGCAATGGCCAGAGCCTTTGGTGATTTTTGTCTCAAAGATTTTGGGTTAATTTCTGTCCCGGATGTGTACTATCACCACATTACCGAAAGGGATGAGTTTGTCCTCCTAGCAACTGATGGG GTTTGGGATGTCCTTTCTAATAAGGAAGCTGTGAATATTGTGGCCTCCGCTCCAAGTCGTGCAACAGCTGGCCGAGCTCTTGTTGAATGTGCTACCAGAGCATGGAGGCTAAAATATCCAACATCTAAGAACGACGACTGTGCTATAGTATGCCTTTACCTAAACTCAACACCTGAGAAACCTGATGTCAAGGTGATAAAAGATCAAAATAAGCTGACAAATTCCCCTGAAGCTGAAATTAAGACAAATACTATAAATGGAAACAAGCTGACAAGTTCCCCTGAAGCTGAAATTAAGACAAATACTATAAATGGAAATAAGCTGACAAATTCCCCTGATGTGGAAATTAAGACAAGTACTATAGATAGAAATGTTGGAAGATCAGATACTGAAGCTCTTTCAACATCTGAGACTGCCGGTTGTGAAGATCTCAGTGAGATAGTTCCAGTCGTTGAGTCACTGGAAGAACAACGTCCGGTTAAGGATCTTGGCCAGTCTAAGAGAAGTATCGCTGAGTTCCTCTCAACTGCACAAGACGATGAATGGTCAGCCCTCGAGGGAATCACTAGGGTTAACAGTCTTCTTAGTCTTCCTAGATTCTTGTCTGCTGAAAGAAGGTCCAACAGTTGGAGAAGAAAATGGTTATGA